Sequence from the Terriglobales bacterium genome:
GGGAGAGACGCTGGAAAGTGGGCTCTCTGCTGGAGGGCTGGCGCGCAATCTTGAGGCCCGGCTACGGCCTGGCAGCGATGGCGGTTGTGCTGGCGCTGACGGTAATTTGCTTCATCCTGCAACCTTGGCATGAGACTGTTTCCGCGAATGAACTACTGGCACGGGCAACTGTGGCCCAAAGCAAGAGTCTCTCGGGTGCGCAAGGACGCGTGATTCATGAACGGCTGCAGATTCGTCGCAAATCGGGAGCGCATGGCCAGGACGCGGCGAACAACGATAAAGACAAGACCATCAACTATGAATCGTGGCAAGATGATTCACACCACCGCTTCCACGAAACTTCTTCTTCGGCTGAAATTACCGGCGAGCTGCAGCGCGTTTATCAGACCAACAATCTTGACTGGCAGTCGCCACTCTCAGCGACGGCGTATGCAAGGTGGCAAACCTCGCTGGTCGAGAAACATGATTCGGTTGCGCGCAGCGGTTCGGCGGATTTGACCCTGACCACAGTGGCCAGCGGCCAGCCCGAGGGGGATGCCATTGGAAAAGCGCAGTTGGTTGTGAGTGCAACCGACTGGCTTCCCATTGCTGTGCACCTTTGGCTTCGCGACCGTGAGTACGAGATCAGCCAAGTAAGTTCTGAATTGTTACCCGCCTCGCAGCTTGACTCTTCACTTTTTGGCACATCAGCCCCAGCGTTGCTGCGGGCTGCAGCGGCGGCGGCAACTCTGTCACCCAGCAGTCTGCCATCCAGCTTGAGACCAGCCAGCCCAAAGTCAGTTGAGCAAATTTCTGCACCTGTGATCGCATCTGCCCTAACACCTGCTTTTGTGCCTGAGCAAGCGGTCGCGGCAAACAGCAAAGCATCAACCGACGTTGCGGCCCCTGCTACTCTGCAAAACACACCCGATGCACCGAGTCATACTCTACCAGCGGCCCGAGCCGTAGCATCTGCGCCGGCATGGCCGTCTGCCATGGCTGCTTCGGGATCGCCAGTTCCTCGAACGCATGCATCAACAGGTATTACTCTGACGTTCGAACCCGACGACACTGAACCACTACTACCCGGATTGCAACCGCAAGGGACAACAGTAGCTCCGATGCTGGTCCCTGACCTTGCAAAACCGCGGCCGTTCAAGGCGTTCACCTCATCCACGGTAATTATCACCAACCCACAGCCACCGCCCCCGATGCATCTTTGTCCACTAAAGGCATTGGGAACTAAGCTCGGCATCCTCAAGCAGAGAAAAACCAAGCCGGTTGCATCTTCCAAGCCGGGAGGCTAGCCGCAACTCTTCGCCAACTGTTTTAGCTGGCGGCCTTTCAACCTTAACCGAAATGCTACTGAACTCAGCGGAGCGTGAAGTGTATCTGCGCGCTTCAACCACCTCGCTTGCTTCGAAATGGATGGATAAGGAGAATGCTATGCTGCAAAGGTTTACGATCATGCTGCTGATAGGGGCCTGCTGTTCGCCGGTGGTAGCGCAGAGTGCGCGTGGCA
This genomic interval carries:
- a CDS encoding zf-HC2 domain-containing protein — its product is MSSVKIHPVDQTELLLYAEGELATGVCNRVRSHITGCPDCQAELKNLQSGINTLIQFRSDFALLVPAPAPPGRWEPLDVRIEAWERRWKVGSLLEGWRAILRPGYGLAAMAVVLALTVICFILQPWHETVSANELLARATVAQSKSLSGAQGRVIHERLQIRRKSGAHGQDAANNDKDKTINYESWQDDSHHRFHETSSSAEITGELQRVYQTNNLDWQSPLSATAYARWQTSLVEKHDSVARSGSADLTLTTVASGQPEGDAIGKAQLVVSATDWLPIAVHLWLRDREYEISQVSSELLPASQLDSSLFGTSAPALLRAAAAAATLSPSSLPSSLRPASPKSVEQISAPVIASALTPAFVPEQAVAANSKASTDVAAPATLQNTPDAPSHTLPAARAVASAPAWPSAMAASGSPVPRTHASTGITLTFEPDDTEPLLPGLQPQGTTVAPMLVPDLAKPRPFKAFTSSTVIITNPQPPPPMHLCPLKALGTKLGILKQRKTKPVASSKPGG